The following is a genomic window from Manihot esculenta cultivar AM560-2 chromosome 9, M.esculenta_v8, whole genome shotgun sequence.
aaattaatttaaaaaattattataattataataaattttaaaatgatagttttttatctaaaattaaaaatttatactatAATTGTTAAAACtcgtaaaattagattttttgagctaatagatttttattcaaaatatatgataaaattatagtttaaatcatatttaaatggATTTAAACTATagaattttatgattttcatgAACTAatgttgattaaaattaaataataaatttaaaaaaaaaaaagaaaaaaagagaaaggcATGAGTTTGGTCATACATAATCTGTGATCAACATGCATCGTTACATGACAAATCTCCAGCAGGCTCTCTCCATCGATCACCCAAGCACTTCTCTGCAACAAACACGCAAAAACAAAATCATCCACCATTTCCGATAATTCTTAGAGCTTCCCCTCTCAAATCCCTGCCCTAATGAGTTAATTCATCATCAATTAATCCCCATTAATTAAATCCAAATCCTTGCCGATTCAAGCTTTCATTTCCAATCCATGTTGCAGCCTGTGGTTTTTGTTCACCTCACGACAAGATTAATAGATCTTGACAAGTTTTCTCTGTAGAATTTCACgttgtattatatatatatatatatgttagaTATTGTAGAATTGGGAGAAAATCAAGAGGGGTTTGATTTGCTTTGAAGATGACCAATTATGTAGATTTTAATCAGAAGATTGATTATGTATTTAAGGTTGTTTTGATCGGAGATTCAGCGGTTGGGAAATCCCAACTCCTGGCAAGATTTGCAAGAAATGAATTTTGTGTAGATTCAAAAGCCACGATTGGGGTTGAATTCCAGACAAAAACTCTTTCTATGGATAACAAGACTGTCAAGGCTCAAATTTGGGACACTGCTGGCCAAGAAAGgtgctcttcttcttcttcttcttcagcaTTTCCATGAAATTGAAATTCTAACTAAAGATATATAAGATTTGAATTCTTTCTTATCGAGGGAATTTGGGATTTAAAAATGAGGCATTAGCAGACTGATTTCAATGATTAATTGCAGGTCTTATGAGgttaaaaatgaaagaaaattcttCAATGGtgtaaaacatgcattgaagtTGCTTAATGGCTTTACATGGACTTGTTAGGTTCTCTTGTTTGTGGATTGAGGGTGTTAGGTTTTTTTAATCAAGATAATGATTGCTTTATATTGTACCTTATGTTCTCTTGAAAAGATGTTACTTGTTCCTATTGTTGCCGCTAGATAAACAAGAGAATACCAAAAAGAAACCTTTATGGGCATAAGTGAAAAGAAACTATGAAAGTGAGGAATTTATGTTAAAGTTCAATAGgagtttaattttcaaattatcgcatatctatattatattattaatgagTGATTTGATACTCTTTTCTTCGAGGTTAAGAATTCTATTATTATGAATAGAATAAATActtattaaaagtatttttaatagGCCGATTTGGTgcgaataaaatttaatcttagtctaataaactaaaaatactTATTTGATTCTTGTGTATGGAGCAAATTCTTACTGATAGTATCCTTTAATGAATCAATATGATGcgaatagaatttaattttaatccaataaattaaaagaatatctgttattaaaacaaaaataaaagttatattaAAATGGAATTTGTGTGTCTATTTAGAGAATAAATAATTGATATAccatttattttaagaaatgtGAGGTTTGAATTTACACTTCTTCCActatatgttttttaaaaattcattagttcatttaatttaaattcatttcggATAAATTCATCAAGGGAGACAAAAAACTCTCTTCTAAATTTTCTCCATATCAAGATTCAAATTCAAAACTACTGGTTAAAAAGAATGAACCTGTAGTAATCTATGTCACCTCTTGAGAACTTTCTCCACTATAATTTCGTATTAAGACTAATGCGATGATAGGCTAACCATATTTTCATTGTTTGGTGATGCATATTCCAGCATGTATTTTTGTCTCCCTAATCTCTGTATATCTTGTATTGTGAATTTGTTGTATTGTAAGGTTCTCCTTTTAAATTTGTTTCCGCCTCAGGTATAGAGCAGTGACAAGTGCATACTATAGAGGAGCAGTTGGTGCGATGTTAGTCTATGACATGACAAAGCGCCAATCATTTGATCATATGACAAGGTGGCTAGAGGAATTGAGAGGACATGCTGATAAGAATATTGTAGTTATGGTAATTGGCAACAAGTGTGACTTGGAAAGTCTTCGAGCAGTTCCTGTAGAAGATGCCCAGGAGTTTGCTCAAAGAGAAAATCTATACTTCATGGAGACATCAGCTCTAGAGGCAACCAATGTCGAAACTGCTTTTTTTACAGTATTAACTGAGATTTATCGAATTATTAGCAAGAAAACTCTTGCTGCTAATGATGATCATGATCCTAATGGAACTTTGGGCCTTTTAAAGGGAACCAGGATCATTGTTCCAGCTCAGGATCAAAACCTTGAAAAGAAAGGAGGCTGTTGCATGTAACCCGGCTAATTTTAACTTCAccattttttgttttgttttgttttttttacctTTTTGGAATTGTTTTTTACTTAATTAGGATATACTGTTTCGAACAAATTCATCGTGTATTGTCTAGAATATGAGTATTTGACGTTGTTGGGTAATAGGTTAAGGTTGTTTATAAGTTATCCGCATGGAATTAGTTATCACTGTAATTCTTGGAAAGACATTACTTCTCCAGATAACTACATGTAAAAGAATGTTATTtccattttcatttttcaaGAATATTTTTTGAACTACGAACTTGCTCAATATCTTGGAAATAACGGTGGTAATTGCATGTGATCTTATTACAACAGTTTTATTATGACCATTGATTATAGTATGTTTCATGTTGGTTCTATCATCAATGAATAGAGTGAATTCTGGTTGCACCGAGTAAATTCTCCTAGTATCAATTAGTGAGACAAGTGTGACCTCTGGGCATTGCTATGGAGTCTTGCTTCTCCCTTTACTGAAACCAGTAATCTGCCAAACTAGGTCCATGGCTGCTCAGTTCGGATGCAAACTAGTCAGAAGCAAATTTGATTGCTTGCTGTctcctaaaaatataaaagccaGTGAATTTGATAGTGTTGAAGCAATCTGGTAgaactaataataaatgaaTTCACAAAATATCGTTTCGATGAATCTAAACTAGTGCAAAATCTGCAGAAGCATGCAAAGCATTAGAATAAGCAAATCCAAACTCCCTGCTTATTTCCAGTGCAGATAGTAAATAAAACAGAAAAACACATAGGAAACATACACAAAATGGTGATGTAAAGGCATGTTCAATGTTTGCTTGGTCCTGCCAAATTAAAATCAGATTCCCAACAATCATGGGCATCTTGTCAATAAATATGATTTGGTCACACATTAAGCTGAATTAGTCAGATTCAGCATTGGCCTGGCCGGCAGCTCGCAAAGAGAACCAAAGTTCTAGTGTTTAAACTTTTGAAAGATGACTCAAGGATGCAACAGAAATAGAATCATTAAAGAAATAGGCAATGACCACAAGAATACATACAAGTCTGTACAAAAATAAGGCATTTATATTAATAAGATGAAGCTGTTACTATATATGTTGTCACATCTCCATCCATATCCTTCAACCTTTTTCCCCACCATAGCTATTCAGTTCAAAAGTCTGCCACTTGCAATATAATATGCATAGGAAACATATATTCTATTTCTATGTATATAACGGAAACGGTCCATACCAAGAATTCAAAGATGCTATTTTGTCAAATAGCATtgcttttcctttcagtttgagTAAAGTATTTGTAACAGATGATTAAAAACAACTAGCCCATGTTAAAAGGAAGCAGTGTGTCAATTCAAACATCTGTTGATTTGCTTTGTAATCAATCATTTAATCTTGAATACACCGTGCCGTCTCTGATATGCCTCTTCAAGCTTTCTTGCCAAGCACCAAGTGACATTTCTAGTGAAGGAGAGAGTCTTCCTTGTCCCTTATATAAATTGCTCTTTGATACTTTCTACACCATTAAACCACAACTCAAACATGGCTGATTTCCAAGAATACATGATCCTTCTTCTCATATGGCTAGTTTCCATGATTGTGGTCAGAGTAATACTAAACAAAATTCGACCCAAATCTCATCTTCCACCAAGTCCACCAGCCCTACCAATCCTTGGACACCTCCATCTACTTGGTCCAATACCTCATCAAGCTTTCCACAAGCTTTCAACCAAGTATGGGCCATTAATTCATCTACTCCTTGGTTCTGTCCCTTGTGTTGTTGCTTCCTCCCCTGAGATGGCAAAAGAGTTCCTCAAAACACATGAAACTTCATTCTCTGATCGTCCAATAGCGTTTGCAGTAGATTACCTCACATATGGCTCTGCTGATTTTTCCTTTGCCCCTTATGGACCTTATTGGAAGTTCATGAAGAAAATTTGTGTTTCTGAACTTCTTGGAGGTCGAATACTAGACCAGTTCCTTCCAGTCAGGCAGGAGGAGA
Proteins encoded in this region:
- the LOC110622258 gene encoding ras-related protein RABA4d — its product is MTNYVDFNQKIDYVFKVVLIGDSAVGKSQLLARFARNEFCVDSKATIGVEFQTKTLSMDNKTVKAQIWDTAGQERYRAVTSAYYRGAVGAMLVYDMTKRQSFDHMTRWLEELRGHADKNIVVMVIGNKCDLESLRAVPVEDAQEFAQRENLYFMETSALEATNVETAFFTVLTEIYRIISKKTLAANDDHDPNGTLGLLKGTRIIVPAQDQNLEKKGGCCM